A portion of the Pseudomonas sp. PSE14 genome contains these proteins:
- a CDS encoding OsmC family protein — MKARIQWAGEAMFLGESGSGHVVVMDGPPDAGGRNLGVRPMEMLLLGLGGCTNFDVVSILKKGRQPVESCEAFLEAERATEDPKVFTKIHVHFVVKGRGLKEAQVKRAVELSAEKYCSASIMLGRAGVEITHDYEIVELG; from the coding sequence ATGAAAGCGCGAATCCAGTGGGCTGGCGAAGCGATGTTTCTCGGTGAGTCCGGCAGTGGCCACGTGGTGGTGATGGATGGCCCGCCGGATGCTGGTGGCCGCAACCTGGGCGTGCGCCCGATGGAGATGCTCCTGCTGGGCCTGGGCGGCTGCACCAACTTCGATGTGGTGAGCATCCTGAAGAAGGGACGCCAGCCGGTGGAAAGCTGCGAAGCCTTCCTCGAAGCCGAGCGCGCCACCGAAGACCCCAAGGTGTTCACCAAGATCCACGTGCACTTCGTAGTCAAGGGCCGTGGTCTGAAGGAAGCGCAGGTCAAGCGTGCGGTCGAGCTGTCGGCCGAGAAGTACTGCTCCGCCTCGATCATGCTGGGCCGCGCCGGCGTCGAGATCACCCACGACTACGAGATCGTCGAGCTGGGCTGA